GGATCTACCCGTCATAGTTTTGGTCAATGAAGGATCCGCGAGCGCGTCGGAAATTGTCGCCGGAGCGCTGCAGGACTATGGACGAGGTCTTGTTGTCGGGACAACTTCATTCGGAAAGGGGTCGGTGCAGACGATCCTGGCGTTAGGCGATGGGTCGGGGCTTCGTCTGACGACCGCGAAGTACTATACGCCCAAAGGTCGGTCGATCCAGTCGACCGGGATTACTCCCGACATCGTGGTGAAACTGCCGGCACCGGCGACGGTGAAAGCGCCCGATGCCAAATCGATTGAAAAAGAGGCGGAGGGCAAGGCCGGTAAACCTCCCGTGGGAAAAGATGCTCCACCACAGAATGGGAAGTCTCCGGACGAGACGGGTTCGAAAAACGGAATGCCTCCCTCGGCCTCGCCTGAAGTGAGCGGGGAGCTCTCACTTGAGCAAGATGTTCAACTGCAGAAGGCGGTGGAGTTGTTGAAGAGCTGGAAGATATTCAAGGAGCTGAAGGTGTCTTAAGAACCGGGATTCTGCATTCGACGCTGAACGGCCTGCAGCAGCTGCTCTTCCGATCCTGAGAAGTTCGGCAACGTGCGAATCAGGTGCGATCGGACGAGCTGGTCGAGATCGGGAAGCGTCCGTATCCCGAGTCGGAAGTAGAGATAGGTCACGAGTGAATCAGAGAGCCCGGGAAGCGTCACCCAGTTCTGTACTTCCGGCGGGAGCGGGGTTTTAAGCTCTTCATAGGCACGGATGGTCCCCGTCGCAAGAAACTCTTCGATCTTTTTTGCTAGATCGGTCCCAATCCCGTCAATTTCCTCGAGCCCTTGGCGGTCAGCCACGGTCGACACATCTTCCTCGATTGCAAGCAGAGCATCCGCAGCCCGTCGATAGGCCCGCACTCGATAGGGGTTGGCCCGTTGGGAGGACAAGAGGTCGGCCATTGATCGGAAGATCGCGGCCAGTCGATGATTCTTCTCTTTCATGTGTGGGACCGTGGAGTTCTATTGTGCGGTTTCTTCAGCCCTCCAGGCAAGGGGCACTTTGTTGACAAGGTGAATTCTACTCTCATAGGATGACAGGTGTGCAGGATGCAATCCACATCCATGTCAATGGAGAGGCGCGGACTTGGCGCAACGGCGCAACGGTTGCCGATCTGTTGCAAGACCTGGGTCTGCAAACGGAGCGGGTGGCGGTCGAGCTGAACCTTGAAATCATCGACCGGGCGGCCTTTGGCCGACGGTTGCTCAAAAATGGGGATCGGGTCGAGATTCTCGGGTTTATCGGCGGCGGGTCATTTTGAGAGGGCATTATGGCGGACGATCGGCTGATCATCGCGGGGCGTGAGTTCACATCCCGTTTATGGGTCGGGACGGGGAAATATAAGGACTTTGTCGAGACAAAAAAGGCGATCGAGGTCTCCGGCGCCGATGTCGTAACGGTTGCGGTGCGGCGAGTGAATATCACCGATCGATCGAAAGACAATCTGCTCGATTACATCGATCCGAAGAAATATACGATCTTGCCGAACACGGCCGGATGCTACACGGTGGAAGATGCGGTTCGGTATTCTCGTTTGGCGCGTGCGGCCGGGGTCTCCGATTTGGTGAAGCTGGAAGTGCTCGGCGACGAGAGGACCTTGTTCCCCGATACGGCCGGATTGATCGAAGCGGCAAAGATTCTCGTCAAAGAAGGTTTTATCGTGTTGCCCTATACGAATGACGATCCCATCGTCGCTCAAAAGCTTGTCGACGTTGGCTGTCCAGCGGTCATGCCGTTGGCGGCACCGATCGGATCAGGACTCGGGATCCGCAATCCCTATAATCTCAAAATCATTATGGAGATGATCAAGGTGCCGATCATCGTGGATGCCGGTGTCGGGACTGCTTCCGATGCTGCATTTGCGATGGAATTGGGCGCAGATGCGGTGCTCATGAATACAGCCATCGCGGGCGCGCAGGATCCGATCGCCATGGCGGAAGCGATGAAGTACGCCGTGCATGCCGGTCGCCTGGCCTATAAGGCCGGTCGCATTCCCAGGAAACTCTATGCAACGGCGAGCAGTCCGATCGAGGGAATGTTGTAAAAGCAGGTAAGGGGGAAAGGCGTGAGTAGTGAAGGGTAAAGCATCGGAGCAAGAAATTCTCGTCACTCCCCTGACGCCTTACCCGTAACTGTCTTCGAGCATGCCGCCGGTACACTTTCGTCTGCTTCTTGTTACTGATCGCCACCTGGTCCGAGGACGTTCCCTCTCAACGGTACTCAGTCAAGCGATCATGGCTGGCGTGCCGTCTATTCAACTTCGAGAGCGGGATTTGCCTACGGGCGAATTGCTTCAGCTGGCACAGGAGATCCGGTCGATCACGACCTCGTACGCCGTTCCCTTGATCCTCAACGATCGTGTCGATCTCGTGCTGGCGCTGAACTTGGTGGGCGTGCACCTTCGTGCCAACAGTCTTCCGGTCTCCGTGGTCCGGCGGCTCATTGGGCCCGATCGATTGATCGGAATTTCCACGCATTCTGTTGAAGATGTTCGACGAGCGAATCATGACGGAGCCGACTACGTCATCTTCGGGCCTATTTTCGATACTCCGTCAAAGCGTTCATTCGGCGCTCCGCTCGGGCTCGATCTGCTGACCGATGCCTGCCGTCGATCCTCCATCCCCGTGTTTGCCA
The nucleotide sequence above comes from Candidatus Nitrospira nitrificans. Encoded proteins:
- a CDS encoding histidinol-phosphatase, translating into MKEKNHRLAAIFRSMADLLSSQRANPYRVRAYRRAADALLAIEEDVSTVADRQGLEEIDGIGTDLAKKIEEFLATGTIRAYEELKTPLPPEVQNWVTLPGLSDSLVTYLYFRLGIRTLPDLDQLVRSHLIRTLPNFSGSEEQLLQAVQRRMQNPGS
- the thiS gene encoding sulfur carrier protein ThiS; translated protein: MQDAIHIHVNGEARTWRNGATVADLLQDLGLQTERVAVELNLEIIDRAAFGRRLLKNGDRVEILGFIGGGSF
- a CDS encoding thiazole synthase, coding for MADDRLIIAGREFTSRLWVGTGKYKDFVETKKAIEVSGADVVTVAVRRVNITDRSKDNLLDYIDPKKYTILPNTAGCYTVEDAVRYSRLARAAGVSDLVKLEVLGDERTLFPDTAGLIEAAKILVKEGFIVLPYTNDDPIVAQKLVDVGCPAVMPLAAPIGSGLGIRNPYNLKIIMEMIKVPIIVDAGVGTASDAAFAMELGADAVLMNTAIAGAQDPIAMAEAMKYAVHAGRLAYKAGRIPRKLYATASSPIEGML
- the thiE gene encoding thiamine phosphate synthase; translation: MPPVHFRLLLVTDRHLVRGRSLSTVLSQAIMAGVPSIQLRERDLPTGELLQLAQEIRSITTSYAVPLILNDRVDLVLALNLVGVHLRANSLPVSVVRRLIGPDRLIGISTHSVEDVRRANHDGADYVIFGPIFDTPSKRSFGAPLGLDLLTDACRRSSIPVFAIGGITRERVRDVRHAGAHGVAVSGALLTRDDIGEAVRELAHALET